The proteins below come from a single Triticum aestivum cultivar Chinese Spring chromosome 5D, IWGSC CS RefSeq v2.1, whole genome shotgun sequence genomic window:
- the LOC123123027 gene encoding uncharacterized protein isoform X2, protein MDDAGSESTAVPLDLLLQITDGFSEERKLGSGSFGEVYLGVHPDGQKIAVKKIYDMPGVDEEQFQNEFKNLARLQHRNIVRLVGYCHHIQEVPAMYEGKLVLAEKIHRALCLEYMSNGSLEKYISDECDKYDWHTGYGIIKGICQGLKYLHTKLEPPIYHLDLKPANILLDENMVPRIADFGISRLFGDERTRATKSTLGTQGYLPPEYIRNYLISSKFDIFSLGVVIIKIMAGRAGYYKSAEMSSHEFINVEDRHKRPTVQNIVDRLNETETECTCAYKKFEVQENSGGLTPNYFMNNGRSVSEVPLNNDAGPSIQARNAWQYPKDMTAQQELGERQAASLPNGIYEPPRQIMEGFPESGGTTTVERQDLAVRVQEAITDPFVVKDRRSALNGKSYPPSKEEAVHRMENVSLKGKRCNDLADKNITTVKRFMGHYHRDKSGLQKLKVKSWKLPAFKKFEERENSGVLIPDYLMMNGCPVRAVSLNNDAGPSVQARTIWQYPNDMAAQHVFSDRHPLNGFSRAAVLSNNGAGPSNQGTLPFSQPTYEQTVHQGNGQHDPSMAQNGIPDYLPQGNILNDQGSLSAQPTPFHNFLPVPADEMITGASLTDEQTEYFSTTDSLGTLENAIPGPELDISCDSPKSLLQAKNPLKQGNWRQLLGINTGDLKQVIIACGKAAAENDIHTEVLISELRQLVSISGDPMQRLGAYMLEGLVARFSSSGSKLYKSLKYKEPTSSELMSYMHLLYEMCPFYMFGYMSANGAIAEAIKGENFVHIIDFQIAQGSQWITIIQALAARSGGPPCLRITGIDDSNSAYARGGGLDMVGTRLHSVSASCGVPFEFNAVHAASHEVYLEHLDIRPGEVIVVNFAYQLHHTPDESVSTENHRDRIIRMIKSLAPRVVTLVEQESNTNTTPFFQRYLETLDYYTAIFEIIDVALPRDDKTRISTEQHCLARDIISLIACEGAERVERHEVFGKWKARFAMAGFRPYPLSSLVNNTIKTLLDGYHRCYRLEERDGVLYLGWKSRMLVVSSAWR, encoded by the exons ATGGACGATGCAGGTTCAGAGTCAACGGCTGTGCCCCTCGATTTATTACTACAAATCACAGATGGTTTCTCCGAGGAGCGGAAACTTGGTAGTGGTTCGTTTGGAGAGGTTTACTTG GGTGTGCATCCAGACGGGCAAAAGATTGCTGTGAAGAAGATCTATGATATGCCAGGAGTTGACGAGGAGCAATTTCAGAATGAGTTTAAGAACCTTGCAAGGCTGCAGCACCGAAATATTGTGCGGTTAGTTGGCTATTGCCACCATATTCAGGAAGTACCAGCAATGTATGAAGGAAAATTGGTTCTTGCGGAAAAGATACATAGGGCGCTCTGCTTGGAGTATATGTCTAATGGAAGCCTTGAAAAATATATTTCTG ATGAATGTGATAAATATGATTGGCACACTGGCTACGGAATAATTAAGGGGATTTGCCAGGGTTTGAAATACCTCCACACTAAATTAGAGCCACCTATTTATCATTTGGATTTAAAGCCAGCCAACATATTGCTGGATGAGAACATGGTTCCCAGAATTGCAGATTTTGGGATATCAAGGCTGTTTGGAGATGAACGAACGCGAGCTACAAAAAGTACTTTAGGAACACA AGGGTACTTACCACCGGAATACATACGCAACTATTTAATCTCAAGTAAATTTGACATATTCAGCCTGGGTGTTGTAATCATAAAGATAATGGCAGGACGGGCGGGCTACTACAAAAGCGCTGAAATGTCTTCCCACGAATTCATTAATGTT GAGGATCGACACAAAAGGCCCACTGTACAGAATATTGTTGATAGACTGAATGAGACAGAAACTGAGTGTACCTGTGCGTATAAGAAATTTGAGGTGCAGGAGAACTCAGGGGGGCTCACCCCTAATTATTTCATGAATAATGGCCGCTCTGTCAGTGAAGTGCCTCTGAACAATGATGCAGGCCCTTCCATACAAGCTAGAAATGCATGGCAATATCCTAAAGACATGACTGCACAACAAG AACTTGGCGAACGACAAGCAGCTTCGCTTCCTAATGGAATTTATGAGCCTCCTAG GCAGATAATGGAAGGTTTTCCTGAATCTGGAGGCACCACTACAGTTGAAAGACAGGATCTTGCAGTCAGAGTTCAAGAAGCAATCACTGATCCTTTTGTCGTCAAAGACCGCCGAAGCGCAT TAAATGGAAAGAGTTATCCTCCATCTAAAGAAGAAGCGGTACATCGTATGGAGAACGTTTCTCTAAAGGGGAAGCGTTGCAATGACCTAGCTGATAAAAATATTACTACAGTGAAGCGCTTTATGGGTCATTATCACAGAGACAAATCTGGTCTCCAAAAG CTTAAAGTGAAGAGCTGGAAATTGCCCGCATTCAAGAAATTTGAGGAGCGGGAAAACTCAGGGGTTCTTATTCCTGATTATTTGATGATGAATGGCTGCCCTGTCCGTGCAGTGTCTCTGAACAATGATGCAGGTCCTTCTGTACAAGCTAGAACTATATGGCAATATCCTAATGACATGGCCGCACAACACG TATTTAGTGATCGACATCCATTGAATGGGTTCTCACGGGCCGCAGTCCTGTCAAACAATGGCGCCGGTCCTTCAAACCAAGGAACACTGCCGTTTTCACAGCCCACATATGAACAGACTGTGCATCAAG GAAATGGTCAGCACGATCCTTCTATGGCGCAGAATGGAATTCCTGATTATCTGCCCCAGGGAAATATCTTAAATGATCAGGGATCACTTTCAGCACAGCCAACTCCGTTCCACAATTTTCTACCA GTTCCAGCGGATGAGATGATCACAGGTGCAAGTCTAACTGACGAACAGACTGAATACTTCTCGACAACTGATTCTCTTGGCACTCTAGAAAATGCAATTCCTGGGCCTGAATTGGACATATCCTGTGACAGCCCCAAGAGCTTATTGCAAGCCAAGAATCCTTTGAAACAAGGTAACTGGAGACAGCTTCTGGGAATTAATACAGGAGACTTGAAGCAGGTGATCATAGCATGTGGTAAGGCTGCTGCAGAGAATGATATACATACAGAAGTGCTGATATCTGAGCTACGTCAGCTGGTGTCTATCTCTGGAGATCCAATGCAACGCCTAGGAGCATATATGTTGGAAGGCCTTGTTGCCAGATTTTCTTCCTCTGGAAGTAAGCTGTATAAATCCTTGAAGTACAAAGAACCTACAAGCTCCGAGCTCATGTCTTACATGCATCTCCTTTATGAGATGTGCCCATTCTACATGTTTGGTTACATGTCAGCCAATGGCGCCATAGCAGAGGCTATCAAAGGCGAGAACTTCGTTCACATCATTGATTTCCAAATCGCACAGGGGAGCCAGTGGATAACTATCATTCAGGCTCTTGCGGCGAGGTCCGGGGGTCCACCATGCCTAAGAATCACTGGTATAGATGACTCAAACTCTGCTTATGCCCGAGGTGGTggactggatatggttgggacAAGATTGCATAGTGTCTCTGCGTCGTGCGGTGTGCCCTTTGAGTTCAATGCTGTTCATGCTGCTAGCCATGAGGTTTATCTTGAGCATCTTGATATAAGACCTGGGGAGGTCATTGTGGTGAATTTCGCCTATCAGCTGCATCATACTCCTGATGAAAGCGTGAGCACAGAAAATCATCGGGACAGGATTATAAGAATGATCAAGAGCCTAGCCCCCAGGGTGGTGACTCTTGTTGAGCAGGAGTCGAATACAAACACAACTCCATTCTTCCAAAGATACTTGGAGACCCTCGACTACTACACGGCAATATTCGAGATAATAGATGTTGCTCTCCCAAGGGATGACAAGACACGGATTAGCACGGAGCAGCACTGTCTTGCCAGGGATATCATCAGTTTAATCGCGTGTGAGGGTGCTGAAAGGGTTGAGAGGCATGAGGTGTTTGGAAAATGGAAGGCAAGGTTTGCAATGGCTGGATTTAGGCCGTACCCACTGAGTTCGCTGGTGAACAACACCATCAAAACACTGCTGGATGGCTACCACCGTTGCTACAGGCTTGAGGAAAGGGACGGAGTCCTTTACCTTGGTTGGAAGAGTAGGATGTTGGTCGTGTCTTCTGCATGGCGCTGA
- the LOC123123027 gene encoding uncharacterized protein isoform X1 — translation MDDAGSESTAVPLDLLLQITDGFSEERKLGSGSFGEVYLGVHPDGQKIAVKKIYDMPGVDEEQFQNEFKNLARLQHRNIVRLVGYCHHIQEVPAMYEGKLVLAEKIHRALCLEYMSNGSLEKYISDECDKYDWHTGYGIIKGICQGLKYLHTKLEPPIYHLDLKPANILLDENMVPRIADFGISRLFGDERTRATKSTLGTQGYLPPEYIRNYLISSKFDIFSLGVVIIKIMAGRAGYYKSAEMSSHEFINVVQENWTNRPHETSSLMKAYSKQVKICIEIGLSCVQEDRHKRPTVQNIVDRLNETETECTCAYKKFEVQENSGGLTPNYFMNNGRSVSEVPLNNDAGPSIQARNAWQYPKDMTAQQELGERQAASLPNGIYEPPRQIMEGFPESGGTTTVERQDLAVRVQEAITDPFVVKDRRSALNGKSYPPSKEEAVHRMENVSLKGKRCNDLADKNITTVKRFMGHYHRDKSGLQKLKVKSWKLPAFKKFEERENSGVLIPDYLMMNGCPVRAVSLNNDAGPSVQARTIWQYPNDMAAQHVFSDRHPLNGFSRAAVLSNNGAGPSNQGTLPFSQPTYEQTVHQGNGQHDPSMAQNGIPDYLPQGNILNDQGSLSAQPTPFHNFLPVPADEMITGASLTDEQTEYFSTTDSLGTLENAIPGPELDISCDSPKSLLQAKNPLKQGNWRQLLGINTGDLKQVIIACGKAAAENDIHTEVLISELRQLVSISGDPMQRLGAYMLEGLVARFSSSGSKLYKSLKYKEPTSSELMSYMHLLYEMCPFYMFGYMSANGAIAEAIKGENFVHIIDFQIAQGSQWITIIQALAARSGGPPCLRITGIDDSNSAYARGGGLDMVGTRLHSVSASCGVPFEFNAVHAASHEVYLEHLDIRPGEVIVVNFAYQLHHTPDESVSTENHRDRIIRMIKSLAPRVVTLVEQESNTNTTPFFQRYLETLDYYTAIFEIIDVALPRDDKTRISTEQHCLARDIISLIACEGAERVERHEVFGKWKARFAMAGFRPYPLSSLVNNTIKTLLDGYHRCYRLEERDGVLYLGWKSRMLVVSSAWR, via the exons ATGGACGATGCAGGTTCAGAGTCAACGGCTGTGCCCCTCGATTTATTACTACAAATCACAGATGGTTTCTCCGAGGAGCGGAAACTTGGTAGTGGTTCGTTTGGAGAGGTTTACTTG GGTGTGCATCCAGACGGGCAAAAGATTGCTGTGAAGAAGATCTATGATATGCCAGGAGTTGACGAGGAGCAATTTCAGAATGAGTTTAAGAACCTTGCAAGGCTGCAGCACCGAAATATTGTGCGGTTAGTTGGCTATTGCCACCATATTCAGGAAGTACCAGCAATGTATGAAGGAAAATTGGTTCTTGCGGAAAAGATACATAGGGCGCTCTGCTTGGAGTATATGTCTAATGGAAGCCTTGAAAAATATATTTCTG ATGAATGTGATAAATATGATTGGCACACTGGCTACGGAATAATTAAGGGGATTTGCCAGGGTTTGAAATACCTCCACACTAAATTAGAGCCACCTATTTATCATTTGGATTTAAAGCCAGCCAACATATTGCTGGATGAGAACATGGTTCCCAGAATTGCAGATTTTGGGATATCAAGGCTGTTTGGAGATGAACGAACGCGAGCTACAAAAAGTACTTTAGGAACACA AGGGTACTTACCACCGGAATACATACGCAACTATTTAATCTCAAGTAAATTTGACATATTCAGCCTGGGTGTTGTAATCATAAAGATAATGGCAGGACGGGCGGGCTACTACAAAAGCGCTGAAATGTCTTCCCACGAATTCATTAATGTT GTACAGGAAAATTGGACAAATAGGCCACATGAAACATCGAGTCTGATGAAGGCATATTCCAAGCAAGTAAAGATATGTATTGAAATAGGTTTAAGTTGTGTGCAGGAGGATCGACACAAAAGGCCCACTGTACAGAATATTGTTGATAGACTGAATGAGACAGAAACTGAGTGTACCTGTGCGTATAAGAAATTTGAGGTGCAGGAGAACTCAGGGGGGCTCACCCCTAATTATTTCATGAATAATGGCCGCTCTGTCAGTGAAGTGCCTCTGAACAATGATGCAGGCCCTTCCATACAAGCTAGAAATGCATGGCAATATCCTAAAGACATGACTGCACAACAAG AACTTGGCGAACGACAAGCAGCTTCGCTTCCTAATGGAATTTATGAGCCTCCTAG GCAGATAATGGAAGGTTTTCCTGAATCTGGAGGCACCACTACAGTTGAAAGACAGGATCTTGCAGTCAGAGTTCAAGAAGCAATCACTGATCCTTTTGTCGTCAAAGACCGCCGAAGCGCAT TAAATGGAAAGAGTTATCCTCCATCTAAAGAAGAAGCGGTACATCGTATGGAGAACGTTTCTCTAAAGGGGAAGCGTTGCAATGACCTAGCTGATAAAAATATTACTACAGTGAAGCGCTTTATGGGTCATTATCACAGAGACAAATCTGGTCTCCAAAAG CTTAAAGTGAAGAGCTGGAAATTGCCCGCATTCAAGAAATTTGAGGAGCGGGAAAACTCAGGGGTTCTTATTCCTGATTATTTGATGATGAATGGCTGCCCTGTCCGTGCAGTGTCTCTGAACAATGATGCAGGTCCTTCTGTACAAGCTAGAACTATATGGCAATATCCTAATGACATGGCCGCACAACACG TATTTAGTGATCGACATCCATTGAATGGGTTCTCACGGGCCGCAGTCCTGTCAAACAATGGCGCCGGTCCTTCAAACCAAGGAACACTGCCGTTTTCACAGCCCACATATGAACAGACTGTGCATCAAG GAAATGGTCAGCACGATCCTTCTATGGCGCAGAATGGAATTCCTGATTATCTGCCCCAGGGAAATATCTTAAATGATCAGGGATCACTTTCAGCACAGCCAACTCCGTTCCACAATTTTCTACCA GTTCCAGCGGATGAGATGATCACAGGTGCAAGTCTAACTGACGAACAGACTGAATACTTCTCGACAACTGATTCTCTTGGCACTCTAGAAAATGCAATTCCTGGGCCTGAATTGGACATATCCTGTGACAGCCCCAAGAGCTTATTGCAAGCCAAGAATCCTTTGAAACAAGGTAACTGGAGACAGCTTCTGGGAATTAATACAGGAGACTTGAAGCAGGTGATCATAGCATGTGGTAAGGCTGCTGCAGAGAATGATATACATACAGAAGTGCTGATATCTGAGCTACGTCAGCTGGTGTCTATCTCTGGAGATCCAATGCAACGCCTAGGAGCATATATGTTGGAAGGCCTTGTTGCCAGATTTTCTTCCTCTGGAAGTAAGCTGTATAAATCCTTGAAGTACAAAGAACCTACAAGCTCCGAGCTCATGTCTTACATGCATCTCCTTTATGAGATGTGCCCATTCTACATGTTTGGTTACATGTCAGCCAATGGCGCCATAGCAGAGGCTATCAAAGGCGAGAACTTCGTTCACATCATTGATTTCCAAATCGCACAGGGGAGCCAGTGGATAACTATCATTCAGGCTCTTGCGGCGAGGTCCGGGGGTCCACCATGCCTAAGAATCACTGGTATAGATGACTCAAACTCTGCTTATGCCCGAGGTGGTggactggatatggttgggacAAGATTGCATAGTGTCTCTGCGTCGTGCGGTGTGCCCTTTGAGTTCAATGCTGTTCATGCTGCTAGCCATGAGGTTTATCTTGAGCATCTTGATATAAGACCTGGGGAGGTCATTGTGGTGAATTTCGCCTATCAGCTGCATCATACTCCTGATGAAAGCGTGAGCACAGAAAATCATCGGGACAGGATTATAAGAATGATCAAGAGCCTAGCCCCCAGGGTGGTGACTCTTGTTGAGCAGGAGTCGAATACAAACACAACTCCATTCTTCCAAAGATACTTGGAGACCCTCGACTACTACACGGCAATATTCGAGATAATAGATGTTGCTCTCCCAAGGGATGACAAGACACGGATTAGCACGGAGCAGCACTGTCTTGCCAGGGATATCATCAGTTTAATCGCGTGTGAGGGTGCTGAAAGGGTTGAGAGGCATGAGGTGTTTGGAAAATGGAAGGCAAGGTTTGCAATGGCTGGATTTAGGCCGTACCCACTGAGTTCGCTGGTGAACAACACCATCAAAACACTGCTGGATGGCTACCACCGTTGCTACAGGCTTGAGGAAAGGGACGGAGTCCTTTACCTTGGTTGGAAGAGTAGGATGTTGGTCGTGTCTTCTGCATGGCGCTGA
- the LOC123123027 gene encoding scarecrow-like transcription factor PAT1 isoform X3, with translation MKENWFLRKRYIGRSAWSICLMEALKNIFLEDRHKRPTVQNIVDRLNETETECTCAYKKFEVQENSGGLTPNYFMNNGRSVSEVPLNNDAGPSIQARNAWQYPKDMTAQQELGERQAASLPNGIYEPPRQIMEGFPESGGTTTVERQDLAVRVQEAITDPFVVKDRRSALNGKSYPPSKEEAVHRMENVSLKGKRCNDLADKNITTVKRFMGHYHRDKSGLQKLKVKSWKLPAFKKFEERENSGVLIPDYLMMNGCPVRAVSLNNDAGPSVQARTIWQYPNDMAAQHVFSDRHPLNGFSRAAVLSNNGAGPSNQGTLPFSQPTYEQTVHQGNGQHDPSMAQNGIPDYLPQGNILNDQGSLSAQPTPFHNFLPVPADEMITGASLTDEQTEYFSTTDSLGTLENAIPGPELDISCDSPKSLLQAKNPLKQGNWRQLLGINTGDLKQVIIACGKAAAENDIHTEVLISELRQLVSISGDPMQRLGAYMLEGLVARFSSSGSKLYKSLKYKEPTSSELMSYMHLLYEMCPFYMFGYMSANGAIAEAIKGENFVHIIDFQIAQGSQWITIIQALAARSGGPPCLRITGIDDSNSAYARGGGLDMVGTRLHSVSASCGVPFEFNAVHAASHEVYLEHLDIRPGEVIVVNFAYQLHHTPDESVSTENHRDRIIRMIKSLAPRVVTLVEQESNTNTTPFFQRYLETLDYYTAIFEIIDVALPRDDKTRISTEQHCLARDIISLIACEGAERVERHEVFGKWKARFAMAGFRPYPLSSLVNNTIKTLLDGYHRCYRLEERDGVLYLGWKSRMLVVSSAWR, from the exons ATGAAGGAAAATTGGTTCTTGCGGAAAAGATACATAGGGCGCTCTGCTTGGAGTATATGTCTAATGGAAGCCTTGAAAAATATATTTCTG GAGGATCGACACAAAAGGCCCACTGTACAGAATATTGTTGATAGACTGAATGAGACAGAAACTGAGTGTACCTGTGCGTATAAGAAATTTGAGGTGCAGGAGAACTCAGGGGGGCTCACCCCTAATTATTTCATGAATAATGGCCGCTCTGTCAGTGAAGTGCCTCTGAACAATGATGCAGGCCCTTCCATACAAGCTAGAAATGCATGGCAATATCCTAAAGACATGACTGCACAACAAG AACTTGGCGAACGACAAGCAGCTTCGCTTCCTAATGGAATTTATGAGCCTCCTAG GCAGATAATGGAAGGTTTTCCTGAATCTGGAGGCACCACTACAGTTGAAAGACAGGATCTTGCAGTCAGAGTTCAAGAAGCAATCACTGATCCTTTTGTCGTCAAAGACCGCCGAAGCGCAT TAAATGGAAAGAGTTATCCTCCATCTAAAGAAGAAGCGGTACATCGTATGGAGAACGTTTCTCTAAAGGGGAAGCGTTGCAATGACCTAGCTGATAAAAATATTACTACAGTGAAGCGCTTTATGGGTCATTATCACAGAGACAAATCTGGTCTCCAAAAG CTTAAAGTGAAGAGCTGGAAATTGCCCGCATTCAAGAAATTTGAGGAGCGGGAAAACTCAGGGGTTCTTATTCCTGATTATTTGATGATGAATGGCTGCCCTGTCCGTGCAGTGTCTCTGAACAATGATGCAGGTCCTTCTGTACAAGCTAGAACTATATGGCAATATCCTAATGACATGGCCGCACAACACG TATTTAGTGATCGACATCCATTGAATGGGTTCTCACGGGCCGCAGTCCTGTCAAACAATGGCGCCGGTCCTTCAAACCAAGGAACACTGCCGTTTTCACAGCCCACATATGAACAGACTGTGCATCAAG GAAATGGTCAGCACGATCCTTCTATGGCGCAGAATGGAATTCCTGATTATCTGCCCCAGGGAAATATCTTAAATGATCAGGGATCACTTTCAGCACAGCCAACTCCGTTCCACAATTTTCTACCA GTTCCAGCGGATGAGATGATCACAGGTGCAAGTCTAACTGACGAACAGACTGAATACTTCTCGACAACTGATTCTCTTGGCACTCTAGAAAATGCAATTCCTGGGCCTGAATTGGACATATCCTGTGACAGCCCCAAGAGCTTATTGCAAGCCAAGAATCCTTTGAAACAAGGTAACTGGAGACAGCTTCTGGGAATTAATACAGGAGACTTGAAGCAGGTGATCATAGCATGTGGTAAGGCTGCTGCAGAGAATGATATACATACAGAAGTGCTGATATCTGAGCTACGTCAGCTGGTGTCTATCTCTGGAGATCCAATGCAACGCCTAGGAGCATATATGTTGGAAGGCCTTGTTGCCAGATTTTCTTCCTCTGGAAGTAAGCTGTATAAATCCTTGAAGTACAAAGAACCTACAAGCTCCGAGCTCATGTCTTACATGCATCTCCTTTATGAGATGTGCCCATTCTACATGTTTGGTTACATGTCAGCCAATGGCGCCATAGCAGAGGCTATCAAAGGCGAGAACTTCGTTCACATCATTGATTTCCAAATCGCACAGGGGAGCCAGTGGATAACTATCATTCAGGCTCTTGCGGCGAGGTCCGGGGGTCCACCATGCCTAAGAATCACTGGTATAGATGACTCAAACTCTGCTTATGCCCGAGGTGGTggactggatatggttgggacAAGATTGCATAGTGTCTCTGCGTCGTGCGGTGTGCCCTTTGAGTTCAATGCTGTTCATGCTGCTAGCCATGAGGTTTATCTTGAGCATCTTGATATAAGACCTGGGGAGGTCATTGTGGTGAATTTCGCCTATCAGCTGCATCATACTCCTGATGAAAGCGTGAGCACAGAAAATCATCGGGACAGGATTATAAGAATGATCAAGAGCCTAGCCCCCAGGGTGGTGACTCTTGTTGAGCAGGAGTCGAATACAAACACAACTCCATTCTTCCAAAGATACTTGGAGACCCTCGACTACTACACGGCAATATTCGAGATAATAGATGTTGCTCTCCCAAGGGATGACAAGACACGGATTAGCACGGAGCAGCACTGTCTTGCCAGGGATATCATCAGTTTAATCGCGTGTGAGGGTGCTGAAAGGGTTGAGAGGCATGAGGTGTTTGGAAAATGGAAGGCAAGGTTTGCAATGGCTGGATTTAGGCCGTACCCACTGAGTTCGCTGGTGAACAACACCATCAAAACACTGCTGGATGGCTACCACCGTTGCTACAGGCTTGAGGAAAGGGACGGAGTCCTTTACCTTGGTTGGAAGAGTAGGATGTTGGTCGTGTCTTCTGCATGGCGCTGA
- the LOC123123027 gene encoding scarecrow-like transcription factor PAT1 isoform X4 gives MNNGRSVSEVPLNNDAGPSIQARNAWQYPKDMTAQQELGERQAASLPNGIYEPPRQIMEGFPESGGTTTVERQDLAVRVQEAITDPFVVKDRRSALNGKSYPPSKEEAVHRMENVSLKGKRCNDLADKNITTVKRFMGHYHRDKSGLQKLKVKSWKLPAFKKFEERENSGVLIPDYLMMNGCPVRAVSLNNDAGPSVQARTIWQYPNDMAAQHVFSDRHPLNGFSRAAVLSNNGAGPSNQGTLPFSQPTYEQTVHQGNGQHDPSMAQNGIPDYLPQGNILNDQGSLSAQPTPFHNFLPVPADEMITGASLTDEQTEYFSTTDSLGTLENAIPGPELDISCDSPKSLLQAKNPLKQGNWRQLLGINTGDLKQVIIACGKAAAENDIHTEVLISELRQLVSISGDPMQRLGAYMLEGLVARFSSSGSKLYKSLKYKEPTSSELMSYMHLLYEMCPFYMFGYMSANGAIAEAIKGENFVHIIDFQIAQGSQWITIIQALAARSGGPPCLRITGIDDSNSAYARGGGLDMVGTRLHSVSASCGVPFEFNAVHAASHEVYLEHLDIRPGEVIVVNFAYQLHHTPDESVSTENHRDRIIRMIKSLAPRVVTLVEQESNTNTTPFFQRYLETLDYYTAIFEIIDVALPRDDKTRISTEQHCLARDIISLIACEGAERVERHEVFGKWKARFAMAGFRPYPLSSLVNNTIKTLLDGYHRCYRLEERDGVLYLGWKSRMLVVSSAWR, from the exons ATGAATAATGGCCGCTCTGTCAGTGAAGTGCCTCTGAACAATGATGCAGGCCCTTCCATACAAGCTAGAAATGCATGGCAATATCCTAAAGACATGACTGCACAACAAG AACTTGGCGAACGACAAGCAGCTTCGCTTCCTAATGGAATTTATGAGCCTCCTAG GCAGATAATGGAAGGTTTTCCTGAATCTGGAGGCACCACTACAGTTGAAAGACAGGATCTTGCAGTCAGAGTTCAAGAAGCAATCACTGATCCTTTTGTCGTCAAAGACCGCCGAAGCGCAT TAAATGGAAAGAGTTATCCTCCATCTAAAGAAGAAGCGGTACATCGTATGGAGAACGTTTCTCTAAAGGGGAAGCGTTGCAATGACCTAGCTGATAAAAATATTACTACAGTGAAGCGCTTTATGGGTCATTATCACAGAGACAAATCTGGTCTCCAAAAG CTTAAAGTGAAGAGCTGGAAATTGCCCGCATTCAAGAAATTTGAGGAGCGGGAAAACTCAGGGGTTCTTATTCCTGATTATTTGATGATGAATGGCTGCCCTGTCCGTGCAGTGTCTCTGAACAATGATGCAGGTCCTTCTGTACAAGCTAGAACTATATGGCAATATCCTAATGACATGGCCGCACAACACG TATTTAGTGATCGACATCCATTGAATGGGTTCTCACGGGCCGCAGTCCTGTCAAACAATGGCGCCGGTCCTTCAAACCAAGGAACACTGCCGTTTTCACAGCCCACATATGAACAGACTGTGCATCAAG GAAATGGTCAGCACGATCCTTCTATGGCGCAGAATGGAATTCCTGATTATCTGCCCCAGGGAAATATCTTAAATGATCAGGGATCACTTTCAGCACAGCCAACTCCGTTCCACAATTTTCTACCA GTTCCAGCGGATGAGATGATCACAGGTGCAAGTCTAACTGACGAACAGACTGAATACTTCTCGACAACTGATTCTCTTGGCACTCTAGAAAATGCAATTCCTGGGCCTGAATTGGACATATCCTGTGACAGCCCCAAGAGCTTATTGCAAGCCAAGAATCCTTTGAAACAAGGTAACTGGAGACAGCTTCTGGGAATTAATACAGGAGACTTGAAGCAGGTGATCATAGCATGTGGTAAGGCTGCTGCAGAGAATGATATACATACAGAAGTGCTGATATCTGAGCTACGTCAGCTGGTGTCTATCTCTGGAGATCCAATGCAACGCCTAGGAGCATATATGTTGGAAGGCCTTGTTGCCAGATTTTCTTCCTCTGGAAGTAAGCTGTATAAATCCTTGAAGTACAAAGAACCTACAAGCTCCGAGCTCATGTCTTACATGCATCTCCTTTATGAGATGTGCCCATTCTACATGTTTGGTTACATGTCAGCCAATGGCGCCATAGCAGAGGCTATCAAAGGCGAGAACTTCGTTCACATCATTGATTTCCAAATCGCACAGGGGAGCCAGTGGATAACTATCATTCAGGCTCTTGCGGCGAGGTCCGGGGGTCCACCATGCCTAAGAATCACTGGTATAGATGACTCAAACTCTGCTTATGCCCGAGGTGGTggactggatatggttgggacAAGATTGCATAGTGTCTCTGCGTCGTGCGGTGTGCCCTTTGAGTTCAATGCTGTTCATGCTGCTAGCCATGAGGTTTATCTTGAGCATCTTGATATAAGACCTGGGGAGGTCATTGTGGTGAATTTCGCCTATCAGCTGCATCATACTCCTGATGAAAGCGTGAGCACAGAAAATCATCGGGACAGGATTATAAGAATGATCAAGAGCCTAGCCCCCAGGGTGGTGACTCTTGTTGAGCAGGAGTCGAATACAAACACAACTCCATTCTTCCAAAGATACTTGGAGACCCTCGACTACTACACGGCAATATTCGAGATAATAGATGTTGCTCTCCCAAGGGATGACAAGACACGGATTAGCACGGAGCAGCACTGTCTTGCCAGGGATATCATCAGTTTAATCGCGTGTGAGGGTGCTGAAAGGGTTGAGAGGCATGAGGTGTTTGGAAAATGGAAGGCAAGGTTTGCAATGGCTGGATTTAGGCCGTACCCACTGAGTTCGCTGGTGAACAACACCATCAAAACACTGCTGGATGGCTACCACCGTTGCTACAGGCTTGAGGAAAGGGACGGAGTCCTTTACCTTGGTTGGAAGAGTAGGATGTTGGTCGTGTCTTCTGCATGGCGCTGA